CATGGGTGTCCCACACCTTCCAGGAGTAAATCTGTTTCTCCAgaggcagaaaaaggaagaaagcataCAGATAATTATACTCTGGGGcaatttgcctttttatttcctgaTGTATTCTCTGACTGGTGGAAAATCACTCTTGGCAAACACAAAACTTACCTTGCTGCCAAAAGGTGCATCTCTAAATTATTAATCAAGAGCACATAGAACCACGAAAGGTGGAATATTGAACAAAGGCTCAACTGACACTCTGGAAGTTGAAGAAGATATGGAAGACTCCcttctaatttatttattccttttctgttctgttatcCTGATATGCTGCTTCCAGTTACCACTGCACCCCGCACTGTATGGTATTACgtgattttgttttcagattgttGGAGATAAAGTTGCTTCATTAATATATATGCACTGTGCATATCCATAAATATTGAATATATACGTGTGTGTAAACCTACTGGAAGTGTTAATAGTTAAGATAAACTAAGTCCATTATCACAATGAGTGACTATTTCTATGACCCTATTTGCAATAAAACCAGATTCAATGATATGAGAAAATTGCTAGGTTTCAAAATAATTGAACCAGGCCAGACGAATCCCCACAAAGGCATCATTTACAAAGTACTTTGCTTGTCTAGAATATTTATTcctgcagaaggaaatggaaaaagagttCATATGGTTACACAGCTATCCTCTGAGTGTAAAATTGTTTTATCATCTTATGTTTATTTCCTAGACATCTTCCATTGGGCTACTGCAGGAAAACACTGGCTGTGCATTTAGTTCCTTTGTGTGGACTGTTCATATTTATTCACTGGGAAGTCAATCATGTTTTGTTCagacttgttttggttttctgctgAGCAAACACTTAAGCAACCCTTTTCTTGTAAAAACTTATTTACATATGCAACGTGCACCATCCAAAGTCAGCACCACACAGATAGTTGAGATGTCTTTGCTTTCCCTTTGCTTCCCATAGGAAGTAATGGTGTTCTTCCTGAAAACTGGCATTGCTCATTAAGTCTGCAGTATACTATTGTGTTTAAGGACTCCGTCAgtaattacagatatttttagtTTGTCTTATATTGAAAGCCTGGATAGATTTTTACTATTAAATGTTCACAGCAAAATGCTTCCAAGCAATCTACAGACAAAGAATTACTCCCAGCAATTATCCACTGAATAAATCTGAATAATGAATGCGTTCACAAAAGTCACTATCTATTTGTGAACAATTAGCTGAAAGAAATAGAGGTGACACTCATCAGCTAAATAATTCATTTATGAATTCTTTGTCCAGCTTTGCTTCTGACATATGTTGCATGAAATGAGATCAAAGCTtagatgaaaaattacttttaaaaagaagggCAATGTTAAAGGAAATTCTTCCAGCTTCTAAAGCAGAAATTATGCCACTATTGTAACTATTATTTATTACCAGTGATTTCAGAGGCTAGTCAAGTTATTTTCCTGGAATCTTTCACTTCATGCATTAAACTGTGTTTTATTCCTAATGTATATCCAATTTTAGGTTGTTAAACTGCAATCAAAAGCACTTAGTAGGAATGGATCTGTTCCTGTTATGAGATTTGAACTCCTGACATCTATATCCACTGGAACTTGAGTGCCCAGGTAACTACTAATTATTCAAGCATTTACAACCATTACTATCAATATAATTAACATGTGGGATAAAAGTGAGAATGGTACTATGAAATGATCATTCCCAGCATTTGAATAGCAATCTTTCATGAAAACATTTATAAGCTGCCcaattatttttcagtcaaaggaacagaaaatttgtttatatttaagGGGAATCtagaactgaaaagaaatggtTTCTGGAATTGAAAGTGATAAATGTTGTCTCCATACGTCCATTTCTTGAAAACAACCCCCTCAAattttctgcagggtttttttaaggaaaatactaAAAAGTTTCTGACCAATTAGAAAAATGTGAGACCTTTCTTTCAGTAAAGCCAGATTCAGTGAAAAAGACAGGAACAAAGTTTTTCATTCAGGTCACTGCTGTTCTCTGCAGGAATAAGAAGCTGCACAAGACCTTCTTATGTGCCTTACTGGATGacactaataaaaataaatgaaacaattcaCATGGAGAAAGTCAAAGCTAGATGAAACTAGAGTCTGACTTCCCTCTTCTCACCTCCATCAGTTTTGCTGGCCAAAGTAGGCAGGTAAATTCCTTCTTACATTAATTAGCAGCAAGTGATTATCACAATAGGAGGAAGGAGGAACCAGAGAAGAAGCTAGGGACCGTCGTTTGGAAGGTTTTGTCACCTTTCTGTCTGGGATCAACTATGAGAAAAGTTTTGAAGAACTACTTTTCCCCCAGAAAAAGCTCAGCTTAGACATCCCAAAATAACTGCTGTGAAACACTTGCAGGACACACCAAAGAGGGGATTTTGAGAGCATTTCACAAGCCCTGCAGCTGTGAGCCGGTTGCAGCATGAGGAAAAGCCTTTCATCACCCCAATGTACAGGAAAGAGAAGGTAAGGTGACTCTCTCCAGGTGGCTTTTAGATATGGTGCATTCAGTGAAGAGCCCCAGACCAGCAAAATCTGTTCTTCTCCATGTTGACACTACTTTCACCACTGGAAAGGGAAGGGCTTGAGCAAAGCAGCCCCTGCAAGCACTGCAGATCCATGCAgaggctgagctgcaggagggcagCAAGTCTCAAGGGGGCTGCTGACCCCACATCAACCATAGGTGCTTCCTCAGTTTGTGCTGGCCCAATTTTCCCTGAGGAAGGATCCCAGTGCTTCCCATGTTCTCACCCACTCTCTAAATTCctgaaaggaagaattaaaacagTAAAGCCCACAGAGCTGCTATGCCCTCTGGTTCCTAGTGCCAATGTAAGCATCTTGCAACCCTCGCTCCAATGGGTAGGTGCAAAACAGGGGCCAGTCTGAGCATGCCATGGGACAATCCATCCAACCACCtggaaaaataacacaaaagtGGAGTACTTTAGACATGTCACAGCAAATAAATAACTCCgagaaaagaacagcaaaaaaagcTCAACCTTGTGCTTGTAGACACAGTAAACACCATATTTCAGCAGTCATGGCAGGTATTTCTGACTGGAAACTGTATATTTGATGCTGACCAGCCTTCAGCATTTGACAAGGGGTTGTTAAAGCCTCTTGAGCAGTAAATCACCTCTTTTCCTATCAATAATCTTATTATAATATCTGTAGAAATGTCTAAtattaaaatctcattttattactATAATAATGGATCTAATTTGTAAAACATATAAAGTGAGGCCATAACTGTACTGGAGGGAGATATATGTGATCCCACTACATCTATATCATTTCCTGATAGCTTTATTCACATATTTTGAATGGGAGAAGGATTAAAAGCAATCCCACTTGAAAGATTTTTCAGATTGGGAATGGCTTCTGGAAAGGAGAACAACATGATCATGGAAACGCAGCAATCATTTTGGAAAGAACATCTTTGACTTCATGTTTACGCATATAAATATGTAGGTGTTTATCTGTTATTTGCTCCATTCAGGTCCTTTCCAGTTGCCAGGAAAGCCCTGTTTTCCCACTGCACAATCAGTATTATCACTATGTGCTATTTTTGGCTACCGAGTACATTTCAAGTAACGTCATCCTTCCCAAGCCAACACTGGTATGAAGGGCGGAAACTCTTCTTTCCACTCCTCTGTCATTTGCTGCAGCTCCCATCTGCTCGGTGGCACTGCCTCCTCAGTCCTTGCTGCAGAGGGATATCCAGACGTTTTTCCCCGTCCTTCTCATTTTCTTGAGCAAGTGGCTTTCCAACTGAAGCTGCGTGTGGGAGGCTTCATGTTGGCATGCAGATTACATGTCCCAGATATGTCCAGCCCCACCTTCTGATCCTAGTACAGAGGAGCTGCCGGTAAGTAATCTCTTGGTGGGCGATAGAGTCCTTGTGTCCAATGCCTGGAGCTTTTAAAAACTGGATTGTTTTTAAGGGCATATAATTTCCCAACTAGCACTTTAGTAGGTTTCCAGCTCTTGTGACGGTATGTTAACACCAGGTTTGTGTCTGAGGGGAGAATGCATCATTTCTTCTGACACTGTATATCTTTGATTTCCATAAGTTACTAAAGTCTAGTAAATATCGTGAATACTACTTCCTTTTTAAGGTCTTTCTTGGCTAGATGCTACCCAAACAGCTAGCTgtttaatgtttttctcttctgctgtgatGTTGCTGTTAAGTATTTAAGTAAAAACTCATATGGACAAAAGCCGCACTTGGAGTTATAAATCTTTTCAAATGTAAGGTTCAGTTTCCTTGGCTGTGCCGTGGGACGAGCCCTTCTAGCTAAAGCTATAGCCACCTCTAGTCTGAGCTGAGCAGTGTCTCCCTAAACTGGTTTCATTTTAcacagaataattaaatattcattatgccagaaagtgtgtgtgtgtgtggctatAGCAGAATGATTAGGGCACTCACCTGGTAGATGAGTGACCCTGTTCCCAGTGACTGCTCCAATGAATATTTAAGCATTTCATATTAAGTATTCATTGGAGCAAGGATAGGAGCAGACTTCTCCCACCCCCAAGGGAGCACCCAAACACCAGGTTGTAAAGTCATTCTTTCGTTCTTTCTTTAgctcaatgaatatttaattacttGAGGCCAAACAACACAGCTTCAGTGGCAGAGACTGAGATTCCCTGCTCCCATGTGTGCACCATAGCTCTGATGATGAGGGCATGCATATAAGAGATGTGGGTTCATATTCCTTTGGACTTAGGAAGAAGTTGAATCCAGGTTTTCCATACCCTGGATGGGTCTTCCAGCTTCTGAACGGCTCAATATAAAACACAGATCTTGAACATACGCTGTCCCCAGTCATGAGACAGAGGTGATATGGATGCTTGTATGACCTCAAGATCAGACAAAGCGTCCTTATCAGTGATAAGTTAAACTGAAATCTGGTTTATAAATCCCTCAGGAGAAGATATCAAAGCTGAAGACATTCCTCACAGCATGGCAGTTCCTGCTGACTACGTTATGTGCCTTTCTGAAATTATTCAGTGTGTGATGCATAAGGAAAACCTATTTATCCTCTGTACTCTGGGGTCTGACACCCCCAGACTGTAGTTAATGGGACTTAACCCTGCTTCTGCAACCCAAAGAGTGGGTGTGTGAAATGGTGAGTGTGGGGAAAGCATCCAAAGAGAAAAGGTGTAGGGCAGGGTATTTGAGTCTAAAAATTGGCAAAAGTAACAGGCATTGAGGAGTAGAAAGAttaaagcaggaagaaaagcatGGAGGAAGGACCGTGCAATTACTGAGTGGGGAAAtgacacacaaaagaaaaaaaagagcagggacAGTGATCAGAAGCAGCAAACCAACCATCTAAGAAATAATAACCTTTACCCAGAGAGGAACAGAGGGAAGGGAGACAAAGGGGTAGAGAAGATTACTTCGatcttaaagtaaaaataaaatgtggagACTCTCTGCCACCCACTTAGGTCTTTGAAAGTAGAAAATTTGCCATCTGGTCTCCACTTCCAGAGGACAGTGGGTGTCTCTGAACTGAGATGCTTTGGATTCACTTTGAGGAGTTGACTGTGGGAGCATTCCTAGGCAGAAGGACCTATTGCTATTATTGCATCTCTGTTTCTTGTCATTTGGCAGAATCCATAGCAATCTGAGTCCGTTATCAAAGGCTGAGTGTGGCTTCCAAACAAAAACCAGAGCAACAACATAATAGTGATatcaaaatgcaaacaaattacCTTCTCATAGCCATCAGGATAGTGTCCAAACCCAAGACTACTGCACAGTCTCAGCTGTTGAAATGGCAACACTGCATTCAGAATGGAGATCTTGGCTCAGAACATTTCAAAGGTGCTCCCGATGATATGGTTCATATATTTCATATCACATTTATGTCTGTCTCCCCCAGGGCTGTTAAGCAGCCACCCTCAGTAACTGCTCACTCCAATTTAGAGAAATCCTTTCTAACACTTTACTATCCATTACTTTAACCAAAACTTTCCCTGAGAAGACAACTTTAGAGTACTGAAGATCTATGTAAATGGAGGAATATCCACATTGTGTTGCTATAAATATTACAGTGGTCTGACCATACATGTCAAAACAGATGTCTTTTATATCATGTCCTTTGAGGGACATAATAACCTAGCCACAAAAGCTCAAAGATTCACCCAATGCAATACTCCAGCTTGAATGGccatgtgttttgtgttttgatcAACTCTTTAGACAGGTGACAGTAGCTATCCTCCTTCAATACTGAGGAAAAGGCCACCTGTGGACGAAGCTGTGGGGGAAAAGCGGAAAGCAGAGAGAAGGGTTCGATTTCGTGAGCCAGAAGTCATTGAACATGGTACGCTCAAGCTATTAAGACTTTTGCCATTACCTTTCTAGCTTTTAACATCCACCCTGTCTGTCCACATCAGTTTCCCCCTCTGATAATGTTATTTGTGTGTTTGAGCTCAGCATGGAATTCTGTGCTCTGCAGAATTGTGTCTGGTCcatttgcctgcctgcctcgggagaattctgtgattctgtgaagacaggTTCCTGCATCCCAttagagcagcctcagggctgtTCTCATGGTGAACTCCTGAGTCAGCCCCCATGGGGATCTATGTAGATCATGGGTTTGGCCCCAGGCCTACCCCAAAACAATGCTTCCACTCATAGAAAAGGGTCTCGGACCAAATTTAAACAGGCTTATGTCATTCTGAGTAACTAGGACGTAATGGTTGGGAGGGAGCCAACCCTTTCATGTTTCTGAGCAGCATGCATGCCACGAGATACAATAGTAAAGGTCTGAGCCTAGCTGGCCCACTGGGGTTAAAAACAGCCGGATGTGACCATTTCTGCCAGTGAATGATACAGCTAACATAACCTCTAGACTTTCATTCATGAACTTAAAATAACAGTTCGCAGGTAGGTCAACTGGGAGTGACCTTAAGCAGAGGTCTAGCACAAAGCTCCAGTTTGCACTTCTGCATATGCTGTAAACAGTTAACGGCCAGAGAAGAACTGTTGTTTCATTCTGACTTTTGAAAACTGACTCAGCTAAAAATAATTGTATTCATTGGTAGGGAATTAAAATTGTATGGTTTCAATACATCAGTCAGTGAAAACACAGGTGACGGAATAGTAGCATTTCTATGTCAGCCACCTGTTTGGACTGCTACTCAGCTTCTCAAAACCAGGCTCGGCATCTGCTGCTGTGTCTATAAACAGACCTCTCATTGGTTTTGCAATATGTTGCTTGTGGCACCTCCTAAAGCAGGATGGACAAGCTGCTGCTTGATAAGGTTGTTGACATGTCCTGGGCTTTCCCATCAAAACTGAACTCCTGGGAAGATTCAGTGAGTCAGCCCAAAGTTCTTCAAAGCGTATCTGACTGCTCAAGAGCAGGATTTTGATGAGAGCTAATACCTCCTTCAGCTCCCTGCCAGAGTCCGTGTCCCACATCAGTGCTGGTAATCCTGCAGGCAGTCCAGCCCAGGAGACCAGGTTCATCTCCCACTGGCTCTGAATTCAGCACAGCCATGCTTGAGCTCCAGGGAGCTGCAAGGATGGAGAAGACTCTGACTCTTTTCCATGAAGACATGAAAAATGTCCCAACCCATAATTAGTATTCTGTGTTGCAAACAGCCTGTGATTTAATGATTTGCTGTTTGTCCAGACAACATTATTAACATAGAGGCTGGTAAGATGAAGGTTGTTGGCACCACCGAAATTTTTCCATTCTCTGGACTTTTCATCTTGGATCGTTTCTGGGCCCCAGCTGCCAAGCAAAGGCAGTTCCAGGATATTGTTGGATGAAAGTTATATCTGACAGTGGGCTTTTCTTTCTTAACTTTCATTCTTCTCTCAGCCTGCTGGTCTATCTCCTTTCCATTTCTAGAAATGATAATAGAGggagtaataaataaaaaaacagaatagGGAGGTCTTTTTTGCAAAAGCTGACTACCGACCTCCCTGCAACAGCAGCAATCTGTCTCTGAACTCCCCCCATACAATAATTTTTTCTCACTtctctgaagtgcatctacatcTGCATGTTTGCATGGAGTGGGTAGGTCCTCATCTGACATAAATCTGTACAGCCAAAAGCGGTGTAAGAGGTGGCTCAGCAACTATAAGGTGACAGGCAATTTCAGAGACCCCGCTTGGTGCTTGCTTTCTTATTCATCTGCTG
Above is a genomic segment from Athene noctua chromosome 6, bAthNoc1.hap1.1, whole genome shotgun sequence containing:
- the C6H14orf180 gene encoding nutritionally-regulated adipose and cardiac enriched protein homolog isoform X4, giving the protein MSQICPAPPSDPSTEELPTGDSSYPPSILRKRPPVDEAVGEKRKAERRVRFREPEVIEHAISCCDYVVDDRSSSGLPVLLWLSFCAVLILAIRHVAQKCWTWFMRQ
- the C6H14orf180 gene encoding nutritionally-regulated adipose and cardiac enriched protein homolog isoform X3 translates to MSQICPAPPSDPSTEELPTGDSSYPPSILRKRPPVDEAVGEKRKAERRVRFREPEVIEHAISCCDYVVVDDRSSSGLPVLLWLSFCAVLILAIRHVAQKCWTWFMRQ